GATGCCCGCGGCCTCTACCACGGCGCGCACCGCGCTCCCCGCGATCACGCCCGTGCCCGGAGAAGCGGGCTTCAGCAGCACCTGGGCCGCTCCGAACTTGCTGATGACCGGATGCGGGATTGTCGTCCCGACCAGCGGGATCTTCTTCATGTTCTTCCGCGCCCGCTCCGAGCCTTTGCGGATCGCATCGGGCACCTCACGTGCCTTGCCGATGCCAACCCCCACGCTCCCGTTGCGATCACCCACGACGACCACGGCGCGGAACCCAAAATGGCGCCCACCCTTGACCACCTTAGCCACGCGGGCGAGGGACACCAATCGCTCTTCCAGTTGTTCCTGCTCTTCGTACTCTTCGCCGAACATGCATCCTCCTCAAAACCCCGGTGCAGGGTTAGAACTCCAGCCCGCCTTCTCGCGAACCGTCTGCCAGCGACTTCACGCGGCCATGATACCGGTAGCCGCCCCGATCAAAGACCACCTTCGTAACCCCGATGGCCAAGGCTCTCTTTGCAAGTGTCTGCCCCACCAGTTTCGCCTGTTCCGTCTTGCTCAGACTTCCCAACTTCGGGCGAATCTCGGCGTCAATAGTGGAAGCAGACACCAGCGTGTGCCCGATCGTATCGTCAATGATCTGCGCGTAGATATGCTGATTGCTCCGGAATACGTTCAGGCGCGGCCGGGCGCTCGTCCCCTTCACCGTGGCACGAACGCGCCGATGCCTTATCTCGCGAGCCTTTGCGGTATCCACTTCCTTGCTCATCCTCTATTCCTCCCTAGAACCACCCCCGCCCCGTTTTCGCCGAGGAGGGAGAAAACTCTTTCGTTCACTGCTGGTACGCGGGGCCACTACTTGCCGGTCTTGCCGGCCTTGCGGCGGATCTTCTCACCCTCGTAGCGGATGCCCTTGCCCTTGTACGGCTCGGGCGGTCGCACGCGGCGAATCCGCGCGGCGATTTCCCCCACCAGTTCCTTGTCAATGCCGAAGATGGAGAAGGTGCGCCCACCCTTATCCACCTGGAAGGTGATGCCGGGCGGCGGCACGATCTCAACCGGATGGGAGTACCCCACCATCAGCACAAGATTCTGGCCCTGCGCCTCCGCGCGCCACCCCACGCCTTCAAT
Above is a genomic segment from Chloroflexota bacterium containing:
- the rplF gene encoding 50S ribosomal protein L6, which gives rise to MSRIGRQPVPIPKGVQVTIEGNRLIAKGPKGELARDLPEPIQVRVEGDQIVVTRPSDDRVHRSLHGLTRALVANMITGVHEGFTRRMEIEGVGWRAEAQGQNLVLMVGYSHPVEIVPPPGITFQVDKGGRTFSIFGIDKELVGEIAARIRRVRPPEPYKGKGIRYEGEKIRRKAGKTGK
- the rpsE gene encoding 30S ribosomal protein S5, with amino-acid sequence MFGEEYEEQEQLEERLVSLARVAKVVKGGRHFGFRAVVVVGDRNGSVGVGIGKAREVPDAIRKGSERARKNMKKIPLVGTTIPHPVISKFGAAQVLLKPASPGTGVIAGSAVRAVVEAAGIRDILTKSLGSANQLNVVQATMKGLLQLKDSAEEASRRGKQVVEVTPFWRRKHGAS
- a CDS encoding 50S ribosomal protein L18 translates to MSKEVDTAKAREIRHRRVRATVKGTSARPRLNVFRSNQHIYAQIIDDTIGHTLVSASTIDAEIRPKLGSLSKTEQAKLVGQTLAKRALAIGVTKVVFDRGGYRYHGRVKSLADGSREGGLEF